Proteins co-encoded in one Fusarium musae strain F31 chromosome 3, whole genome shotgun sequence genomic window:
- a CDS encoding hypothetical protein (CAZy:GT15): MAKARRFTPWWAGALTLLHFTLFVCGSALPSSADAPIKAALVTLVQEDDMSAILYSIQQIEDRFNNRHLYDWVFFSIQDLPNRFKELTSSATNATCFFEVIPEENWNMPDWTDHSRLSDSHGVDPDGNPKTYKPIADIRQMKRWSSAPFANERRLHNYEWFWRVDPGASLSQDIPFDVFRYMRDNGIAYGFNRAVLGQANLYQLSRVKSFIDKHPELLHEEADITWLIENGAGLAIQSSSSYDSCEGSVDEGSDKLRSRII, encoded by the exons ATGGCAAAAGCCCGCCGCTTCACTCCTTGGTGGGCAGGGGCCCTAACCCTTCTTCACTTCACCCTGTTCGTGTGTGGCTCAGCCCTGCCCTCTTCTGCCGATGCCCCCATCAAGGCAGCCTTGGTGACCCTCGTCCAAGAAGACGATATGAGTGCTATACTCTACAGTATTCAACAGATCGAGGACAGGTTCAATAACCGCCACTTGTACGACTGGGTTTTCTTTAGCATCCAAGATCTTCCTAATAGGTTCAAGGAGCTCACTTCCAGCGCTACAAATGCTACTTGTTTCTTCGAAGTTATTCCTGAGGAGAACTGGAATATGCCCGACTGGACTGATCACTCTCGACTTTCGGACTCCCACGGAGTCGACCCTGACGGCAACCCGAAGACCTATAAGCCCATCGCCGACATCCGCCAGATGAAACGATGGAGCTCGGCTCCCTTTGCTAACGAGAGACGTCTCCACAACTATGAATGGTTCTGGAGAGTCGATCCAGGC GCTTCTTTGAGCCAAGACATTCCTTTCGATGTCTTCCGTTACATGCGAGACAACGGTATTGCCTATGGTTTCAACCGAGCTGTCCTTGGCCAAGCCAACTTGTATCAACTCTCTCGCGTCAAGTCTTTCATTGACAAGCACCCAGAGCTCCTTCATGAAGAGGCTGATATCACATGGCTTATTGAAAACGGCGCAGGTCTCGCTATTCAGTCAAGCTCATCGTATGACAGCTGTGAAGGATCGGTAGACGAGGGCAGTGACAAACTGAGGTCGCGGATCATTTAG